A single window of Archangium lipolyticum DNA harbors:
- a CDS encoding sensor histidine kinase, translating into MHRLVSTAAAMVLIPVLIAVGGLVVVLQVVQRERDALRRYTVAAERALDAERLHAERVLAGQAPDEELQLLLRTRRDEMDSARDGARQWIDRAVGVYLLGVPFAMSVLVAQAVLVVREFRRTRDAREVAERNVAERAASEARFAGIVSIAVDAIISIDEAQRVTIFNSGAEAIFGYSASEMLGQPFDRLIPERFRANHHRFVQAFVEGHEQARGMGERRLVLGLRKSGEEFPAEAAISKLEVDGRRILTVILRDVSARQRVEEEQRLLARAGEILSSSLDIERTLSSIARIAVQSVADWCLVYLQEGEQVRRSEVAHRMPEQQEVAEALQRIPLDFQQSRFVHEVMSRREPLLVPHVLAEQLTAMMQSPEHLSLLHRLEPRSLMCVPLGAGERSLGALLFISSAPGRAYDAADLEFARGLGRLASLAVENARLYQSARHATHARDEVLGIVAHDLRSPLNAIVLSTQLLQRQAGERSQELLGTILSSARRMSRLIDDLLDVTRMEAGKLSLNPSPQPTAALLRDAVEAARPQAGEVQLVLGEIPELPPVFVDRDRLLQVFSNLLGNALKFTPPGGEVRVGARMEGEAVCFFVRDTGPGISPEVLERIFDRFWQLDRSDRRGAGLGLSIAKGLIEAHGGKIRVSSEPGHGSTFFFTVPVVPRAPGASA; encoded by the coding sequence ATGCACCGATTGGTCTCCACCGCCGCCGCAATGGTGCTCATCCCCGTGTTGATCGCGGTGGGGGGGCTGGTGGTGGTGCTCCAGGTGGTTCAGCGGGAACGAGACGCACTGCGTCGTTACACCGTCGCCGCCGAGCGGGCCCTGGATGCCGAGCGCCTGCACGCGGAGCGTGTGCTCGCGGGCCAGGCGCCGGACGAGGAGCTTCAGCTGTTGTTGCGCACCCGGCGGGATGAGATGGATTCCGCGCGGGACGGGGCCCGACAGTGGATTGACCGGGCGGTGGGGGTGTACCTGCTGGGGGTGCCCTTCGCCATGTCGGTGCTGGTGGCGCAGGCGGTGCTCGTGGTGCGCGAGTTCCGCCGCACCCGGGACGCACGGGAGGTGGCGGAGCGCAACGTGGCGGAGCGCGCGGCGTCGGAGGCCCGGTTCGCGGGCATCGTCTCCATCGCCGTGGATGCCATCATCTCCATCGACGAGGCGCAGCGCGTCACCATCTTCAACTCCGGGGCCGAGGCCATCTTCGGCTACAGCGCGTCGGAGATGCTTGGCCAGCCATTCGACAGGCTCATCCCCGAGCGCTTCAGGGCCAACCACCATCGGTTCGTCCAGGCCTTCGTCGAGGGGCACGAGCAGGCCCGGGGAATGGGGGAGCGCCGGCTCGTCCTCGGTCTGCGCAAGAGCGGGGAGGAGTTTCCCGCCGAAGCCGCCATCTCCAAGCTCGAGGTGGACGGCAGGCGCATCCTGACGGTCATCCTGCGGGACGTCTCCGCCCGCCAGCGGGTGGAGGAGGAGCAGCGCTTGCTGGCGAGGGCAGGGGAGATCCTCTCCTCCTCTCTCGACATCGAGCGGACGCTCTCCAGTATCGCCCGGATCGCGGTGCAGTCCGTCGCGGACTGGTGTCTCGTCTACCTGCAGGAGGGCGAGCAGGTGCGCCGATCCGAGGTGGCCCACCGCATGCCCGAGCAGCAGGAGGTAGCGGAGGCGCTCCAGCGCATCCCCCTCGATTTCCAGCAGTCCCGCTTCGTGCACGAGGTGATGTCGCGCCGGGAGCCGCTGCTCGTTCCCCACGTGCTGGCCGAGCAGCTCACGGCCATGATGCAGAGCCCCGAGCACCTCTCGCTGCTCCACCGGCTGGAGCCTCGTTCGCTCATGTGTGTCCCGCTCGGGGCGGGCGAGCGGTCTCTCGGGGCCCTCCTGTTCATCTCCTCCGCTCCCGGGCGTGCCTATGACGCGGCGGACCTGGAGTTCGCGCGGGGGTTGGGGAGGCTCGCCAGCCTGGCGGTCGAGAACGCGCGCCTGTACCAGTCCGCGCGCCACGCCACCCATGCTCGCGACGAGGTGCTGGGCATCGTGGCCCATGATCTGCGCAGCCCGTTGAACGCCATCGTCCTCAGCACCCAGTTGTTGCAGCGGCAGGCGGGAGAGCGGAGCCAGGAGCTGCTGGGGACGATCCTCTCCTCCGCCCGGCGCATGAGCCGGTTGATCGACGACCTGCTGGACGTGACCCGGATGGAGGCGGGGAAGCTGTCCCTCAACCCGAGCCCACAACCCACCGCGGCCCTCCTCCGGGATGCCGTCGAGGCGGCGCGCCCGCAGGCCGGAGAGGTCCAGCTGGTGCTCGGGGAGATTCCAGAGCTACCGCCGGTGTTCGTGGATCGCGACCGGCTCCTGCAGGTCTTCTCCAACCTGCTGGGCAACGCGCTGAAGTTCACCCCGCCCGGAGGCGAGGTGCGGGTCGGTGCCCGGATGGAGGGCGAGGCCGTCTGCTTCTTCGTGCGTGACACCGGGCCGGGCATCTCCCCGGAGGTGCTCGAGCGCATCTTCGATCGCTTCTGGCAGCTGGACCGGAGTGACCGCCGCGGGGCCGGGCTCGGGTTGTCCATCGCCAAGGGACTCATCGAGGCTCACGGCGGGAAGATCCGCGTGAGCAGCGAGCCGGGCCACGGCAGCACCTTCTTCTTCACCGTGCCCGTCGTGCCCAGGGCTCCCGGGGCCTCGGCCTGA
- a CDS encoding APC family permease, whose product MADGEDTPSSQPALARTMGLTTLVVYGVGDMLGAGIYGLIGKAAGLMGNAVWLAFSLAMLVALLTGLSYANIGSRYPRAAGAPYVVHRAFRAPFISYVIGLGVAASGLTSMATGSRVIAGYVQSLGVRLPTGVLVVAFLVLLSLVVFRGIRESTWMNILCTTVELTGLLIIIVVGVRYWGSVNYLETPATAGEGSVAAGISAGLLLQGAVLTFFSFIGFEDILNVAEEVKRPRTTLPLGLLLALLIATCLYILVAISAVSVLPYRELSQSKAALVDVVRKAAPAFPPILFTGISIFAVANTALLNYVMGSRLLYGMARQGLLPAWLGRVHPVRRTPHAAILVLLGIVLTLALAGDIRQLADATSLLLLGAFVLVNGALLVLKLRPGEPRGAFEVPVFVPAAGVLVCLVMIVGRVLGREADARAPLIAGGVVVGISLLYALRRPRHVVLDEAP is encoded by the coding sequence ATGGCGGATGGCGAAGACACACCTTCCTCGCAACCGGCGCTGGCCCGGACCATGGGGCTCACGACGTTGGTGGTCTACGGCGTGGGCGACATGCTCGGGGCTGGCATCTACGGTCTGATTGGCAAGGCCGCCGGCCTCATGGGCAACGCCGTCTGGCTGGCGTTCTCCCTGGCGATGCTCGTCGCCCTGCTGACGGGCTTGAGCTACGCCAACATCGGCTCGCGCTACCCCCGCGCGGCGGGCGCGCCCTATGTCGTCCATCGCGCCTTCCGGGCCCCGTTCATCTCGTATGTCATCGGGCTGGGCGTGGCGGCCTCTGGCCTGACGTCCATGGCCACCGGCTCGCGTGTCATCGCGGGCTACGTGCAGTCCCTGGGCGTGCGGCTGCCGACCGGCGTCCTGGTCGTTGCGTTCCTGGTGCTGCTGTCGCTCGTCGTCTTCCGGGGCATCCGCGAGAGCACGTGGATGAACATCCTCTGTACAACCGTCGAGCTCACCGGACTGCTGATCATCATCGTGGTGGGTGTGCGCTACTGGGGCTCGGTGAACTACCTCGAGACGCCAGCCACGGCGGGGGAGGGGAGCGTGGCGGCCGGCATCTCCGCGGGCCTGCTGCTCCAGGGCGCGGTGCTGACGTTCTTCTCGTTCATCGGCTTCGAGGACATCCTCAACGTCGCCGAGGAGGTGAAGCGTCCCCGTACGACCCTGCCGCTGGGGTTGCTCCTGGCGCTGCTGATCGCCACGTGCCTCTACATCCTGGTGGCGATCTCCGCCGTGTCGGTGCTGCCCTACCGCGAGCTGAGCCAGTCGAAGGCCGCGCTGGTGGACGTGGTGCGCAAGGCGGCGCCCGCCTTTCCTCCCATCCTCTTCACGGGCATCAGCATCTTCGCGGTCGCCAACACGGCCCTGCTGAACTACGTCATGGGCTCCCGGTTGTTGTATGGCATGGCGCGTCAGGGATTGCTGCCGGCCTGGTTGGGCCGGGTCCATCCCGTCCGACGCACGCCGCATGCCGCCATCCTCGTCCTGCTGGGAATCGTGCTGACCCTGGCCCTGGCGGGGGACATCCGGCAGCTCGCCGACGCCACGTCGCTGCTGCTGCTGGGCGCCTTCGTGCTGGTGAACGGCGCGTTGCTGGTGCTGAAGCTCCGCCCGGGCGAGCCTCGGGGGGCCTTCGAGGTTCCGGTGTTCGTCCCCGCGGCCGGCGTGCTGGTGTGTCTGGTGATGATCGTTGGCAGGGTCCTCGGCCGTGAGGCGGATGCCCGCGCTCCGCTCATCGCGGGCGGTGTCGTCGTGGGGATCTCCCTGCTGTATGCCCTCCGGCGGCCGAGGCACGTGGTGCTGGACGAGGCACCGTGA